The bacterium region GGAACGCCGAGTTGGTGGAGACCGAGTACCAGGTGCGCGAGCGCGAGGTCAGCGGCACGATCGAGAATTCTCTTTATCAGAGCGTGGTGGACGTGGCCGGGCAGCCCGAGCTGGCCATGCGCCTGAGCGAGATTTTCGCCTGGCAGATCGATTTCCACAGTGACGTGCAGAAGGGTGACCGGTTCAAGCTGATCTACGAGGAAAAGGTGCACCCCAAGGGAACCGCGAAGGTGGGCGAAATTTTCGCCGCGGTCTACCAGAGCGCGGGACGCGACTTCTACGCGATCCGTTACACGAACAAGGACGGCAGCCAGGACTATTTCGATCTGGATGGCCTGAGCATGCGCCGCAAGTTCCTCAAGTCCCCCTTCAAGTACATGCCCCGGATCAGCAGCCGTTTCACCTACAGCCGTTTCCACCCGATCCTCAAGATCCGCCGTCCGCACCTGGGCGTGGACTACGCCGCCCCGGCCGGGACCCCCGTGCTGGCCCTGGGCGACGGACGGGTGACGTTCTCCGGCCGCAAGGGCGGGTTCGGCAATTTCATCCTGCTCAAGCATAACGGCATGTACGCCACCGGTTACGGCCACCTGCAGAAAATACTGGTGCATAGCGGCACCACTGTCCGCCAGGGGCAGGTGATCGGCCTGGTGGGCAGCACCGGGCTCGCCACCGGCCCGCACCTGGATTTCCGCTTCTTCAGGAACGGCACCCCGGTCGATCCGCTCAAGGTGGATATCCCCAACGGCGACCCGATCGACAAGTCGGTGCTGAGCGCCTACAAATCGCACCGCGACGAAATGGTCCACCGTATGGATCACATCGGCTCGCCCTACGGCCCGCCCGAGCCCAGCCTGGCCGCCGGCCCGGCCAATTCGGCCGCCGCGGGAGCCAGCAAGCTGGAGGATGAATAATCCAGCCGGCGTGAACGAGACCTGGAAATGAAAGAGGCCGGTCCAGCAATTGGACCGGCCTTCATATTTTTT contains the following coding sequences:
- a CDS encoding peptidoglycan DD-metalloendopeptidase family protein codes for the protein MQDFKDTPARGSAEGPARTPAGRRQKIRRYATVLAASLAALYTLNLYFDPSPEIQFDNSDLDSSGGPHAARDSSSIIRWLVEPISTLDKVRVGDTFETLLRRNGIDYDRMLQMIQCARPLYNLNRVVVGREIKFIFQNEKLAALEYEIDPDRTLRLTCADTMAEVDWNAELVETEYQVREREVSGTIENSLYQSVVDVAGQPELAMRLSEIFAWQIDFHSDVQKGDRFKLIYEEKVHPKGTAKVGEIFAAVYQSAGRDFYAIRYTNKDGSQDYFDLDGLSMRRKFLKSPFKYMPRISSRFTYSRFHPILKIRRPHLGVDYAAPAGTPVLALGDGRVTFSGRKGGFGNFILLKHNGMYATGYGHLQKILVHSGTTVRQGQVIGLVGSTGLATGPHLDFRFFRNGTPVDPLKVDIPNGDPIDKSVLSAYKSHRDEMVHRMDHIGSPYGPPEPSLAAGPANSAAAGASKLEDE